From a region of the Zingiber officinale cultivar Zhangliang chromosome 4B, Zo_v1.1, whole genome shotgun sequence genome:
- the LOC121976144 gene encoding FACT complex subunit SPT16-like — protein sequence MANHQNGGAKPPASAAAAYTINLDNFSMRLKGFYTHWSDHKPNLWGSADAIAIATPPTSEDLRYLKSSALNIWLLGYEFPETIMVFMDKQIHFICSQKKAKLLDTVKKSAREAAGLDLVIHVKAKDDDGTALMEDTIRAIRAQSKSESPIVGYISKEAPEGKLLETWSEKLGNSTLQLIDVTNGFSDLFSVKDGTELTCIKKAAYLTSSVMKNFVVPKLERAIDEEKKVSHSSLMDDAEKAILNPTKVKVKLKAENVDICYPPIFQSGGHFDLRPSASSNDDNLYYDSTSVIICAIGSRYNSYCSNVARTFLIDATATQIKAYDVLVKAHDAVIGSLKPGNTVGAAYQAAIAVVQKEAPELLSNLTKSAGTGIGLEFRESGLSLNSKNDRLLKPGMVFNLSLGFQNLQAQTKNPKTEIYSLLLADTVIVSEKPPEVLTASCSKAVKDVAYSFNEEEEEELPSVKAVLNNKGVLASKATLRSDNQEMSKEELRRQHQAELARQKNEETARRLAVGRSAGGDGRGPAKTSSDLVAYKNVNDIPFAKQLAIQVDQKNEAILLPIYGSMIPFHISTVKSVTSHQDHGTCTIRIIFNVPGTPFNPHDANTLKFQGAIYVKEITFRSKDPRHTSEVVQLIKTLRRHVTSRESERAERATLVTQEKLQLAGNRMKSVKLPDLWIRPSFGGRGRKLTGSLEAHVNGFRYATSRPDERVEIMFANIKHAFFQPAEREMITLVHFHLHNHIMVGNKKTKDVQFYVEVMDVVQTLGGGRRSALDPDEIEEEQRERDRKNKINMEFQSFVNKVHDIWAQPQFKGLDLEFDMPLRELGFHGVPHKSSAFIVPTSTCLVELIETPFLVVTLGEIEIVNLERVGFGQKNFDMTIVFKDFKRDVLRIDSIPSSSVDGIKEWLDTTDLKYYESRLNLNWRPILKTIVEDPEKFIEDGGWEFLNMEASESDSDNTEESDKGYEPSDVEPESASEDEDKDSASLVESDEDEESDEDSEEEKGKTWEELEREATNADREKGDESDSEEEKRRRKVKALGKSRGLERSVPKGVPGKRPKFN from the coding sequence ATGGCCAATCATCAGAATGGGGGTGCAAAACCACCAGCCTCTGCTGCTGCTGCTTATACTATCAATCTTGATAACTTCAGCATGCGGCTAAAAGGATTTTACACTCATTGGAGTGATCATAAACCCAATCTTTGGGGTTCTGCAGATGCCATTGCAATTGCTACGCCACCTACTTCTGAAGATCTTCGGTACCTTAAATCCTCAGCATTGAATATATGGTTACTTGGTTATGAGTTTCCAGAAACCATCATGGTTTTCATGGACAAGCAGATTCATTTCATATGTAGTCAAAAGAAGGCCAAACTACTTGACACCGTAAAAAAATCTGCTCGTGAGGCTGCTGGACTTGATCTTGTAATACATGTTAAGGCAAAGGATGATGATGGGACAGCCCTGATGGAGGATACTATTCGTGCTATTCGTGCACAGTCAAAATCAGAGTCCCCAATTGTTGGATACATTTCAAAGGAGGCACCGGAAGGGAAGCTTCTAGAAACTTGGTCTGAGAAGCTTGGGAACTCGACCTTACAACTTATTGATGTTACAAATGGTTTCTCTGATCTCTTTTCTGTAAAAGATGGCACAGAACTTACCTGCATCAAGAAAGCTGCCTATCTAACTTCATCAGTGATGAAAAATTTTGTGGTTCCAAAGCTTGAGCGGGCCATTGACGAGGAAAAGAAAGTTTCCCATTCTTCATTGATGGATGATGCAGAAAAGGCAATACTCAACCCTACAAAGGTGAAGGTTAAATTGAAGGCAGAAAATGTCGATATATGCTATCCTCCCATCTTCCAAAGTGGAGGGCATTTTGATCTCAGACCCAGTGCATCCAGCAATGATGATAATCTGTATTATGATTCTACTAGCGTTATCATCTGTGCTATTGGCTCACGCTATAACAGTTATTGCTCAAATGTTGCAAGGACATTTTTGATTGATGCAACTGCGACCCAGATTAAGGCCTATGATGTGTTGGTTAAAGCTCACGATGCTGTGATTGGTTCTTTGAAACCTGGAAATACCGTTGGTGCTGCCTATCAAGCTGCCATAGCAGTAGTTCAGAAGGAAGCTCCAGAGCTGCTGTCAAATCTTACCAAGTCTGCGGGAACTGGAATAGGGCTTGAGTTTCGTGAGTCTGgattgagtttaaattcaaaaaatGACCGTTTGTTGAAACCCGGAATGGTTTTCAACTTGTCTCTTGGTTTCCAGAATCTCCAGGCTCAGACTAAAAATCCTAAGACTGAGATATACTCATTGTTGCTTGCTGATACTGTTATAGTTAGCGAGAAACCTCCTGAGGTCTTGACTGCTAGCTGTTCCAAGGCGGTTAAGGATGTTGCTTACTCATTtaatgaggaagaggaggaagagctgCCTAGTGTAAAGGCTGTTCTTAACAACAAGGGGGTGCTTGCGTCCAAAGCAACTCTGAGATCGGATAACCAGGAGATGTCCAAGGAAGAGTTGAGAAGACAGCACCAGGCAGAGCTTGCTCGACAGAAGAATGAAGAAACTGCTAGGCGGCTGGCTGTTGGTAGGTCTGCAGGTGGTGATGGCCGAGGCCCGGCCAAAACATCTAGTGATCTAGTTGCTTACAAAAACGTAAATGATATACCCTTTGCGAAACAGCTAGCTATACAAGTAGATCAGAAGAACGAGGCTATTCTTTTACCAATTTATGGAAGCATGATCCCCTTCCATATCTCTACAGTAAAGAGTGTGACCTCTCATCAGGACCATGGGACTTGCACCATCCGAATTATTTTCAATGTGCCTGGCACACCATTCAATCCTCATGATGCCAATACCCTCAAGTTTCAAGGTGCAATCTATGTCAAAGAGATTACTTTTCGGTCTAAGGATCCCCGGCATACCAGTGAAGTGGTTCAGCTAATCAAAACACTTCGGAGACATGTCACATCAAGGGAGTCTGAGAGAGCTGAAAGGGCCACTTTGGTTACCCAAGAGAAACTGCAGCTTGCTGGAAACCGAATGAAATCAGTCAAGCTACCAGACTTGTGGATACGCCCTTCATTCGGTGGTCGTGGAAGGAAGCTCACAGGAAGTTTGGAGGCTCATGTAAATGGGTTTCGGTATGCTACATCGAGACCTGATGAGCGAGTGGAAATCATGTTTGCGAACATCAAGCATGCCTTCTTCCAGCCTGCAGAGAGAGAGATGATAACACTGGTGCACTTTCACCTTCACAATCATATCATGGTGGGCAACAAGAAGACAAAGGATGTTCAGTTTTATGTTGAAGTTATGGATGTTGTACAGACTTTGGGTGGTGGAAGAAGATCAGCTCTTGATCCTGATGAGATTGAGGAAGAGCAACGTGAAAGGGATCggaaaaataagataaatatggaatTTCAGAGCTTTGTCAACAAGGTGCATGATATCTGGGCGCAACCACAGTTTAAAGGTCTTGATTTGGAGTTTGATATGCCATTACGGGAGCTTGGGTTCCATGGAGTCCCTCACAAGTCGTCGGCCTTCATTGTTCCAACCTCTACCTGTTTGGTCGAACTCATTGAAACACCCTTCCTGGTGGTTACCTTAGGTGAGATCGAGATAGTTAATCTTGAAAGAGTTGGTTTCGGGCAGAAGAATTTCGACATGACTATTGTGTTTAAGGATTTCAAAAGGGACGTCCTCCGCATAGATTCTATTCCATCCTCCTCCGTTGATGGAATTAAGGAATGGCTCGACACTACAGATCTAAAGTATTACGAGAGCAGACTGAATCTCAACTGGCGGCCAATTCTGAAAACCATAGTCGAGGACCCTGAGAAGTTCATCGAAGATGGCGGATGGGAGTTTTTGAACATGGAGGCCAGTGAATCAGATTCTGATAATACTGAGGAATCAGACAAAGGGTATGAGCCATCTGATGTGGAGCCAGAGTCCGCTTCCGAAGATGAAGACAAGGACAGTGCATCATTGGTGGAATCCGACGAGGATGAGGAATCGGACGAGGACTCAGAGGAGGAGAAAGGGAAGACATGGGAGGAGTTGGAACGGGAGGCGACCAATGCTGACAGGGAGAAGGGTGATGAATCTGATAGTGAAGAGGAGAAGCGGAGGAGGAAGGTGAAAGCTCTCGGAAAATCCCGTGGTCTGGAAAGAAGTGTCCCCAAGGGAGTCCCTGGGAAGAGACCAAAGTTTAACTGA